A genome region from Nocardia sp. NBC_01730 includes the following:
- a CDS encoding MerR family transcriptional regulator produces MRSTAEYRIDDLARAAGTTTRNVRAYQERGLLPPPVGKDGRASIYDNSHLERLRLIDALLQRGFTTAHIADFITSWETGKDLTEVLGLQHAVTASWAKDETFEVPRELIGTILGPEADELVDRLREMKLVRLEGETVVFTETQLLTSFAELHEYGLELRTLIEIYAEVADRIDDITHIMITAAKQHIIDEHGPGWLPDTSSEIADTTTMLNKMRELAVAAVHSTLARSLDVTLRRELGDYLATAADRERQRSESRPEVSDQLTTREVHRPRPQSAPNETFHT; encoded by the coding sequence GTGAGGTCGACGGCGGAGTACCGGATCGATGACCTCGCGCGCGCCGCGGGCACCACCACTCGCAATGTGCGCGCCTACCAGGAGCGCGGTCTGCTCCCGCCGCCGGTCGGCAAGGACGGCCGGGCCAGCATCTACGACAACTCGCACCTGGAGCGGCTGCGCCTGATCGACGCGCTGCTGCAGCGCGGCTTCACCACCGCGCACATCGCCGACTTCATCACCAGCTGGGAAACCGGCAAGGACCTGACCGAGGTGCTCGGCCTACAGCACGCTGTAACGGCGTCCTGGGCCAAGGACGAAACCTTCGAGGTGCCACGCGAACTGATCGGCACCATCCTCGGCCCCGAAGCCGACGAGCTGGTCGACCGGCTGCGCGAGATGAAGCTGGTCCGGCTCGAGGGTGAGACGGTGGTGTTCACCGAGACCCAGCTGCTCACCTCGTTCGCCGAACTCCACGAGTACGGCCTCGAACTGCGCACGCTCATCGAGATCTACGCCGAGGTGGCCGACCGGATCGATGACATCACCCACATCATGATCACCGCCGCCAAACAGCACATCATCGACGAACACGGACCGGGCTGGCTCCCGGACACGAGCAGCGAAATCGCCGACACCACAACGATGCTGAACAAAATGCGGGAGCTGGCTGTCGCGGCGGTGCACTCCACACTGGCCCGCTCGTTGGACGTGACGCTGCGGCGCGAACTCGGCGACTACCTCGCCACGGCCGCCGATCGGGAGCGGCAGCGCAGTGAATCCCGTCCGGAGGTCAGCGATCAGCTGACGACTCGCGAGGTTCACCGCCCCCGACCACAGTCCGCGCCGAACGAGACGTTCCACACATAG
- a CDS encoding D-isomer specific 2-hydroxyacid dehydrogenase family protein has protein sequence MSRPAVPIAIGPAEPPAALLEKAVLEAGAAVSELDEARALIWAGSPGEFPDELPATVEWVQLPAAGIEDWFATGIFAKYPGVRFTSAAGAFAASVAEHALMLLLAGVRYLPEHLRAARWRQQDFFPHVGTLRGKTVTIVGAGGIGRALIPMLVPLGAHVIAVNRSGRPVTGPGIPDTVETLAAHHLARIWPRTDHVVIAAPATPDTRHLLGADELSRLKPSSWIINVARGSLIDTDALVAALASGAIGGAGLDVTDPEPLPDGHPLWVLPNAIVTPHDSNPPQLRFAAFADHAAENVTRFLAGRELLAPIDPTRGY, from the coding sequence ATGAGCCGACCGGCAGTACCGATCGCGATCGGCCCGGCCGAACCTCCCGCCGCGCTGTTGGAGAAGGCGGTGCTCGAGGCTGGGGCCGCCGTGTCGGAACTCGACGAAGCCCGCGCGCTGATCTGGGCCGGCAGTCCCGGTGAGTTCCCGGACGAGCTGCCCGCCACCGTCGAGTGGGTGCAGCTTCCCGCCGCCGGCATCGAGGACTGGTTCGCCACCGGCATCTTCGCCAAGTATCCCGGTGTCCGATTCACCTCCGCCGCAGGCGCTTTCGCGGCCAGCGTGGCCGAGCACGCGCTCATGCTGCTGCTCGCGGGCGTCCGGTATCTGCCCGAACACCTGCGCGCCGCGCGCTGGCGCCAACAGGACTTCTTTCCGCACGTCGGCACGCTGCGCGGCAAGACGGTGACCATCGTCGGCGCGGGCGGCATCGGCCGGGCACTGATCCCGATGCTGGTCCCGCTTGGCGCGCACGTGATCGCCGTCAACCGCAGCGGGCGACCGGTCACCGGTCCCGGCATCCCGGACACCGTCGAGACGCTCGCCGCCCACCATCTCGCCCGGATCTGGCCACGCACCGACCATGTGGTCATCGCAGCGCCCGCCACCCCCGACACCAGGCACCTCCTCGGTGCGGACGAACTCTCCCGGCTCAAGCCGTCGTCCTGGATCATCAACGTAGCTCGCGGCAGCCTCATCGACACCGACGCCCTGGTGGCGGCGCTGGCGTCCGGCGCGATCGGCGGCGCCGGGCTGGACGTCACCGACCCCGAACCGCTTCCGGACGGCCACCCGCTCTGGGTGCTGCCGAATGCCATTGTCACGCCGCACGATTCGAACCCGCCGCAGTTGCGGTTCGCGGCGTTCGCGGATCACGCCGCCGAGAACGTGACACGGTTCCTCGCCGGACGCGAGCTGCTGGCGCCGATCGATCCCACACGCGGGTACTGA
- the ligD gene encoding non-homologous end-joining DNA ligase produces MASKSAAPAIELEVGGRTIRISNPDRVYFPETGATKLDLVQYYLSVGDGIVNALRDRPCMLHRFPTGLVGNKVHQKRLPAGAPDWITTVRVFFPRYGRHADELCVTELADAIWAVQMSTVEFHPWNSRSADTERPDEWRIDLDPMPDCPWSRVRRVAGVVHEVLDELGAVGWPKTSGGEGLHIYVRIAPNWGFKDVRRAALAFAREVERRAPDDVTTTWWRRDRDPELLFVDYNQNARDHTIAAAYSVRGVPAATVSTPVRWDEIPDIDPRDFTMSTVPARFAELGDLHAGIDDAVFHLDRLLEWADRDKVDAELDAQPDLDES; encoded by the coding sequence GTGGCCAGCAAGTCTGCGGCGCCGGCGATCGAACTCGAGGTCGGCGGCCGCACGATCCGCATCTCCAACCCGGACCGGGTCTACTTTCCGGAGACCGGCGCGACCAAGCTCGACCTGGTGCAGTACTACCTGAGCGTCGGGGACGGCATCGTCAACGCGCTGCGCGACCGGCCATGCATGCTGCACCGGTTCCCCACAGGGCTGGTGGGAAACAAAGTGCACCAGAAGCGACTGCCCGCGGGCGCGCCGGACTGGATTACCACCGTGCGGGTGTTCTTCCCACGCTACGGCAGGCACGCCGACGAACTCTGCGTCACCGAACTCGCTGATGCCATCTGGGCGGTGCAGATGTCGACAGTCGAGTTTCATCCGTGGAACTCCCGCTCCGCTGATACCGAGCGGCCCGACGAATGGCGCATCGACCTGGACCCGATGCCGGACTGCCCGTGGTCGCGCGTGCGTCGGGTGGCGGGCGTCGTGCATGAGGTGCTGGACGAACTCGGCGCGGTCGGCTGGCCGAAGACCTCCGGCGGCGAGGGTCTGCACATCTACGTCCGGATCGCGCCGAACTGGGGATTCAAGGACGTCCGCCGCGCCGCGCTCGCGTTCGCCCGCGAGGTCGAGCGCCGCGCGCCCGATGATGTGACCACCACCTGGTGGCGCCGCGACCGCGACCCGGAACTGCTGTTCGTCGACTACAACCAGAACGCACGCGACCACACGATCGCCGCCGCGTACTCGGTGCGCGGCGTCCCCGCTGCGACGGTCTCCACACCGGTGCGGTGGGACGAGATTCCCGACATCGATCCGCGCGACTTCACCATGTCCACCGTCCCCGCCCGCTTCGCCGAACTCGGCGACCTGCACGCGGGCATCGATGACGCGGTGTTCCACCTGGATCGATTGCTGGAGTGGGCCGACCGGGACAAGGTGGACGCCGAGCTGGACGCGCAGCCGGACCTGGACGAGAGCTAG
- a CDS encoding RecQ family ATP-dependent DNA helicase, with product MTTATDVPEIDLTAPDLRDRAEHLLRELAGSGARLREDQWTAIEALVVQRRRALVVQRTGWGKSAVYFIAAKLLRGAGRGPTVIVSPLLALMRNQVAAAQRAGVIAATINSGNVTEWDEIHARVADGAVDVLLVSPERLNNPDFRDQVLPRLAADAGLVVIDEAHCVSDWGHDFRPDYRRIRTLIADLGSDVPVLATTATANDRVVTDVATQIGTDTLVLRGTLDRESLHLSVVRFDDAVERTAWLSGHLHRLPGSGIVYTLTVAAAHDLADVLNSHGHPVAAYTGQTDPAEREALEAALLNNEVKALIATSALGMGFDKPDLGFVVHVGAPSSPIAYYQQVGRAGRGTDRAEVVLLPGPEDARIWSYFASVAFPREHIVRAVLDALDSGRALSTAALEPLVELNRSRLEMVLKVLDVDGAVHRVRGGWISTGQPWIYDTERYERLSAAREVEQQAMVDFQSTSDCRMEFLRRQLDDPGLPASRADSPGCGRCDNCTGARPDRTVAADAVAATRARLDRPGIDLAPRKQWPTGMAKLGIPLSGKITGGAETGRVLGRLTDLGWGQRLRALLDGPDAPVPDAVFDACIAVLREWKWATRPTAVMALESPRYPVLTATLAARLAEVGRLHDLGTLLTRPDRPSVSAANSAHRVGGLFDSWEVPDLTDVTGPILLVDTVTDTGWTFTVAARALRTAGADAVLPFALATPT from the coding sequence ATGACCACGGCGACCGATGTCCCTGAGATCGACCTCACCGCCCCCGACCTGCGCGATCGCGCGGAGCATCTGCTGCGCGAGCTGGCCGGATCGGGCGCGCGGCTGCGGGAGGACCAGTGGACCGCCATCGAGGCGCTTGTCGTGCAGCGCCGCAGGGCACTGGTCGTGCAGCGAACCGGCTGGGGAAAGTCGGCGGTGTACTTCATCGCGGCCAAGCTGCTGCGCGGGGCTGGTCGCGGGCCGACGGTGATCGTCTCGCCGCTGCTGGCTCTCATGCGCAACCAAGTGGCGGCGGCCCAGCGTGCGGGGGTGATCGCCGCGACCATCAACTCGGGCAACGTCACCGAATGGGACGAGATCCACGCGCGGGTCGCCGATGGCGCGGTCGATGTGCTGCTGGTCAGCCCGGAGCGGCTGAACAACCCGGACTTCCGCGACCAGGTGCTGCCCAGGCTCGCCGCGGACGCGGGACTCGTGGTGATCGACGAGGCGCACTGTGTGTCGGACTGGGGCCACGATTTCCGGCCGGATTACCGCCGTATCCGCACCCTGATCGCCGATCTCGGTTCGGACGTGCCCGTGCTCGCGACCACCGCGACCGCCAACGATCGAGTGGTCACCGACGTCGCCACCCAGATCGGCACCGACACCCTGGTCCTGCGCGGCACGCTGGATCGCGAATCGCTGCACCTGTCGGTAGTCCGTTTCGACGACGCGGTGGAACGCACCGCCTGGCTCAGCGGTCACCTGCACCGGCTGCCCGGCTCCGGAATCGTCTACACACTCACCGTCGCCGCCGCCCACGATCTGGCCGACGTGCTGAACTCGCACGGCCACCCGGTCGCCGCCTACACCGGTCAGACCGACCCCGCCGAACGCGAGGCGCTGGAGGCCGCGCTGCTGAACAACGAGGTGAAGGCGCTCATCGCCACCTCCGCGCTGGGCATGGGATTCGACAAACCCGACCTCGGGTTCGTGGTGCACGTCGGCGCGCCGTCCTCGCCTATCGCCTATTACCAGCAGGTCGGTCGCGCGGGGCGCGGCACCGATCGCGCCGAGGTTGTCCTGTTGCCCGGCCCCGAGGACGCGCGGATCTGGAGCTACTTCGCCTCCGTCGCCTTTCCGCGCGAACATATCGTGCGCGCGGTACTCGACGCGCTGGACTCCGGCCGGGCGCTGTCGACGGCGGCGCTGGAACCGCTGGTGGAGCTGAACCGGTCTCGGCTGGAGATGGTGCTGAAGGTGCTCGACGTGGACGGCGCGGTGCACCGGGTACGCGGCGGCTGGATCTCCACCGGACAGCCGTGGATCTACGACACCGAACGCTATGAGCGTCTGTCCGCCGCCCGCGAGGTCGAGCAGCAGGCCATGGTCGACTTTCAGTCCACTTCCGACTGCAGGATGGAGTTCCTTCGTCGTCAGCTCGACGACCCGGGACTGCCCGCAAGCCGAGCGGATTCGCCCGGCTGCGGCCGCTGTGACAACTGCACCGGCGCCCGCCCCGATCGCACCGTGGCCGCCGATGCCGTCGCCGCGACCAGAGCTCGCCTCGATCGCCCCGGCATCGACCTCGCTCCGCGCAAGCAGTGGCCCACCGGCATGGCGAAACTCGGAATCCCGTTGTCCGGCAAGATCACCGGTGGCGCCGAGACCGGCCGCGTCCTCGGCAGGCTCACCGACCTCGGCTGGGGACAGCGCCTGCGCGCGTTGCTCGACGGCCCGGACGCCCCCGTCCCCGACGCGGTCTTCGACGCCTGCATCGCCGTACTGCGCGAATGGAAGTGGGCAACCCGCCCCACCGCGGTGATGGCGCTGGAATCCCCGCGTTACCCCGTGCTGACCGCCACCCTCGCCGCCCGGCTCGCCGAAGTCGGCCGCCTGCACGACCTCGGCACGCTCCTGACCCGTCCGGACCGGCCGTCGGTCTCCGCGGCGAACTCCGCACACCGGGTCGGTGGACTGTTCGACTCGTGGGAGGTTCCCGACCTCACCGACGTGACAGGCCCGATCCTATTGGTGGACACCGTCACCGACACCGGCTGGACGTTCACCGTCGCCGCCCGCGCACTACGCACCGCAGGAGCCGACGCGGTCCTGCCGTTCGCGCTGGCCACGCCGACGTAG
- a CDS encoding alpha/beta fold hydrolase, which produces MPWRPSFFSPASDSDPAAGPPDIRGARRSFVTARGVRFHVTEAGPTDGRPVLALHGWPQHHYAYRHLLADPPDGLRIIAPDLPGYGWSGPAPHRWAKEDVASDVLALLDALGLDRVLLVGHDWGGYIAHLLVLRAPERFDALLALNMAHPWQTPRVFLPHAWRFLVYQPPVAAFGRYLHQRTRFLEQLIFPGAVRHRAEFGPEVVRAYADRFRDPVCARTATDTYRTFLLREVPRSARRGEGRRATIPIRALFGVEDAAIHPSLAAEETALADDYRLELVENCGHFIAEERPDLVRARLVELAAATEPD; this is translated from the coding sequence ATGCCCTGGCGGCCATCGTTCTTCTCCCCCGCTTCGGATTCGGACCCGGCGGCCGGTCCGCCGGATATCCGTGGTGCGCGGCGGTCGTTCGTCACCGCGCGCGGCGTCCGCTTCCACGTCACCGAGGCGGGGCCTACCGACGGACGGCCGGTGCTCGCGCTGCACGGCTGGCCACAACACCACTACGCCTACCGCCATCTGCTCGCTGATCCGCCGGATGGGCTGCGGATCATCGCACCGGACCTGCCGGGATACGGCTGGTCGGGTCCCGCACCGCATCGGTGGGCGAAGGAAGACGTCGCCTCCGACGTGCTCGCGCTGCTCGACGCGTTAGGCCTCGACCGCGTCCTGCTGGTCGGGCACGACTGGGGTGGCTACATCGCCCACCTGCTCGTACTGCGCGCGCCGGAGCGGTTCGACGCGCTGCTGGCGCTGAACATGGCTCACCCCTGGCAGACGCCACGCGTTTTCCTCCCGCACGCGTGGCGGTTCCTGGTCTATCAGCCGCCGGTCGCGGCATTCGGCAGGTACCTGCATCAACGCACCAGGTTCCTGGAACAGCTGATCTTCCCCGGGGCCGTGCGCCATCGTGCGGAGTTCGGGCCCGAGGTGGTTCGCGCGTACGCGGACCGCTTCCGCGACCCGGTCTGCGCGCGCACCGCCACTGACACCTATCGCACGTTCCTGCTGCGCGAGGTGCCCCGGTCCGCGAGGCGCGGTGAGGGACGCCGCGCGACCATCCCCATCCGCGCCCTGTTCGGTGTCGAAGACGCGGCGATCCACCCCTCGCTCGCCGCCGAAGAGACTGCGCTGGCCGACGACTATCGCCTGGAGCTGGTCGAGAATTGCGGCCATTTCATCGCGGAGGAGCGGCCGGACCTGGTCCGCGCCCGGTTGGTCGAATTGGCGGCGGCGACCGAGCCCGACTGA
- a CDS encoding RtcB family protein has translation MFPVELRGTRAQTLMWAHEYEVDQAALQQLRNIAGLKWVHGVRVMPDVHLGKGATVGSVIAMKDAVSPAAVGVDIGCGMESVRTDLTAADLPDNLHSLRSRIEAAVPVGFQAHANAVNVAALGGDVAALGASTATLRAGWDRFWGSFRALDDHVQARESKAHKQMGTLGGGNHFIEVCLDQDDMVWILLHSGSRNIGKELAERHMTIARTLPHNVDLPDRDLAVFVSGTAEMDAYRRDLTWAQEYAARNRAVMLALVCRAVRDEFAGREVRFEQPITCHHNYVAEEIIDGVPMLVTRKGAVRAGEGDLALIPGSMGTRSYVVRGKGNPASFQSASHGAGRRMSRNAAKRQFSVADLIAQTEGVESRKDAGVVDEIPAAYKDIDEVIAAQRDLVDVVATLHQVLCVKG, from the coding sequence ATGTTTCCCGTCGAGCTGCGCGGCACCAGGGCGCAGACGCTGATGTGGGCCCACGAGTACGAGGTCGACCAGGCCGCGCTGCAGCAGCTGCGGAACATCGCCGGGCTGAAATGGGTCCACGGCGTCCGCGTGATGCCGGATGTGCACCTCGGCAAGGGGGCCACGGTCGGCTCGGTGATCGCGATGAAGGACGCGGTGTCGCCCGCTGCGGTCGGCGTGGACATCGGGTGCGGCATGGAGAGCGTACGGACCGATCTCACCGCCGCCGATCTGCCGGACAACCTGCATTCGCTGCGGTCGCGGATCGAGGCCGCGGTGCCGGTCGGCTTCCAGGCGCACGCGAACGCGGTGAATGTGGCCGCGCTCGGCGGGGACGTGGCCGCGCTCGGCGCGAGCACCGCGACACTGCGCGCGGGCTGGGATCGGTTCTGGGGTTCGTTCCGGGCGCTCGACGACCACGTGCAGGCGCGAGAGTCCAAGGCGCACAAGCAGATGGGTACGCTCGGCGGCGGCAACCACTTCATCGAGGTCTGTCTGGACCAAGACGACATGGTATGGATCCTGCTGCACTCCGGTAGCCGCAACATCGGCAAGGAGCTCGCCGAGCGGCACATGACGATCGCGCGGACGCTGCCGCACAATGTCGATCTGCCCGACCGCGATCTTGCCGTATTCGTCTCCGGGACAGCCGAGATGGACGCCTACCGCCGCGACCTCACCTGGGCGCAGGAGTACGCCGCGCGCAACCGCGCGGTGATGCTCGCCCTGGTGTGCCGCGCGGTGCGCGACGAATTCGCCGGGCGGGAAGTGCGTTTCGAGCAGCCGATAACGTGTCACCACAACTATGTTGCGGAGGAGATCATCGACGGAGTGCCGATGCTGGTGACCCGCAAGGGCGCCGTACGCGCGGGCGAGGGTGATCTGGCGTTGATCCCCGGTTCGATGGGCACCCGCTCGTATGTGGTGCGCGGCAAGGGTAATCCCGCTTCCTTCCAGTCGGCCTCGCACGGCGCGGGACGGCGGATGAGCCGCAACGCGGCCAAGCGGCAGTTCAGCGTCGCCGATCTCATCGCCCAGACCGAGGGCGTCGAGTCGCGGAAGGACGCGGGCGTCGTGGACGAAATCCCGGCCGCGTACAAGGACATCGACGAGGTCATCGCGGCGCAGCGCGATCTGGTCGACGTCGTGGCGACGCTGCACCAGGTGCTTTGCGTGAAGGGGTGA
- a CDS encoding amidohydrolase family protein has protein sequence MLTDGVSLTDQHCHGVVTDDLDRPGFERLLGEGARGSFDSAIGLAVRRWCAPALDLPAHVGPDVYLRHRAGLGGREVAARLLRATGVTRWLLDTGIGGGTGEFGELADGAVHEIVRLEDVAEQVVAEVGAVSGVYDRIEAELRARATNAVGLKTIVAYRCGLDFPLRDHPPTSFAPERRLTDPHLLGWLVGLGARVGAELGLPLQFHTGFGDSDLRLHRSDPLLLTDFLRRTTGTGLSVLLLHCWPFHRHAAYLAHIFEHVHLDLGLTIPYVGQRAGAVLAEALELAPFRALCFSSDGYGLPELHYLGALLWRRGLGTLIDEWIVADTITAADAEHLVTALAHGNAERVYRAALDRPQLHVAG, from the coding sequence GTGCTCACCGACGGCGTTTCGCTCACCGACCAGCACTGTCACGGCGTGGTCACCGACGATCTGGACCGGCCCGGCTTCGAGCGGTTGCTCGGCGAAGGCGCACGTGGCAGTTTCGATTCCGCGATCGGGCTCGCGGTGCGCCGCTGGTGCGCCCCCGCGCTCGACCTGCCCGCCCATGTCGGTCCGGACGTCTACCTCCGTCATCGCGCCGGGCTCGGCGGACGCGAGGTCGCCGCGCGGCTGCTGCGCGCGACGGGCGTGACCCGGTGGCTTCTCGACACCGGCATCGGCGGCGGCACCGGAGAGTTCGGCGAGCTGGCGGACGGCGCGGTCCACGAGATCGTGCGTCTGGAAGACGTGGCCGAACAGGTCGTCGCCGAGGTCGGCGCGGTGTCGGGCGTCTACGACCGGATCGAAGCGGAGCTGCGTGCCAGGGCCACGAATGCCGTCGGGCTGAAGACGATCGTCGCCTACCGGTGCGGTCTGGACTTTCCGCTGCGCGATCATCCGCCGACCAGCTTCGCGCCCGAACGCAGGCTCACCGACCCGCACCTACTTGGCTGGCTGGTCGGTCTGGGCGCGCGTGTCGGGGCCGAACTCGGCCTCCCGTTGCAGTTCCACACCGGGTTCGGCGACTCGGATCTTCGACTGCACCGTTCGGATCCGTTGCTGCTCACCGACTTTCTGCGCAGGACAACCGGCACGGGGCTCTCGGTGCTGCTGCTGCATTGCTGGCCCTTCCATCGCCATGCCGCCTACCTCGCGCACATCTTCGAGCACGTCCACCTGGACCTGGGCCTCACCATCCCGTACGTGGGACAGCGCGCCGGGGCCGTGCTCGCCGAGGCGCTGGAACTCGCTCCGTTCCGCGCGCTGTGCTTCTCCTCGGACGGCTACGGGCTGCCGGAACTGCACTACCTCGGCGCCCTGCTGTGGCGGCGCGGACTCGGCACGCTGATCGACGAGTGGATCGTCGCCGACACGATCACCGCCGCCGACGCCGAGCACCTTGTCACCGCGCTCGCCCACGGGAACGCCGAGCGCGTCTATCGCGCGGCGCTCGACCGGCCGCAGCTTCACGTCGCGGGCTGA
- a CDS encoding glutamine synthetase family protein, giving the protein MATTPDRIPADGDADVLIGRLDASMVALSFVDNAGITRVKAVPERRLHHAARFGVGVSPCFETFTFDDLMTVGRYLGGPDGDLRLVPDLSMLTELACQPGWAWAPADKFTQDGARFVACQRYFAARQAEAAHATGLQLSMAFETEWSVGRDDDADGFTPAIHGPAYGIVRLGQVAEYAKDLVATLARQGITVDQFHPEYALAQLELSVEPSQPVAAADEAVLVRHTIRQVSARHGWRALLAPCIAPGDAGSGAHLHLSVHDDEGPLLACGAGPYGMRPTGEAFLAGVLRELPALVAVGAGNPASFLRLAPSRWAGVWQCWGREAREAALRFITGVRGTEQWAANAEIKCFDATGNPYLIVGSVIAAGLSGIADELRLPTEITGDPVTFDEEALMMSGVRRLPTTPTEAADRLAESTVLATAMGIELHDALLTVRRAEAERYTAASADELVAMTRWRF; this is encoded by the coding sequence ATGGCCACGACGCCGGATCGAATCCCCGCCGACGGCGACGCCGACGTGTTGATCGGCAGGTTGGATGCGTCGATGGTCGCTCTGAGTTTCGTCGACAACGCCGGCATCACGCGGGTGAAGGCGGTGCCCGAGCGACGGCTCCACCACGCGGCCCGATTCGGGGTCGGCGTCTCACCGTGTTTCGAGACCTTCACCTTCGACGATCTGATGACGGTCGGGCGATATCTGGGCGGTCCCGACGGCGATCTGCGGCTCGTCCCTGACCTGTCGATGCTGACCGAGCTGGCCTGCCAGCCGGGCTGGGCGTGGGCGCCCGCCGACAAGTTCACCCAGGACGGCGCGCGCTTCGTCGCATGCCAGCGCTACTTCGCGGCACGCCAGGCCGAGGCGGCGCACGCGACGGGGCTTCAGCTGTCGATGGCCTTCGAGACCGAATGGTCCGTCGGCCGGGACGACGACGCGGACGGCTTCACGCCCGCGATCCACGGCCCCGCGTACGGCATCGTGCGGCTCGGCCAGGTCGCCGAGTATGCCAAGGACCTGGTCGCGACGCTGGCCAGGCAGGGCATCACGGTCGACCAGTTCCACCCGGAATACGCACTCGCCCAGCTGGAACTTTCGGTCGAACCGTCGCAGCCGGTCGCCGCCGCCGACGAGGCGGTGTTGGTTCGGCACACTATTCGCCAGGTGAGCGCGCGCCATGGGTGGCGCGCGCTGCTGGCGCCATGTATCGCGCCGGGCGACGCCGGTTCCGGAGCGCACCTCCACCTGTCCGTGCACGACGACGAGGGGCCGCTGCTCGCCTGCGGTGCGGGCCCGTACGGCATGCGGCCGACCGGCGAAGCGTTTCTGGCCGGAGTTCTGCGAGAACTGCCCGCGCTGGTCGCGGTCGGCGCGGGCAATCCGGCGAGCTTCCTGCGGCTGGCGCCCTCGCGCTGGGCCGGTGTGTGGCAGTGCTGGGGTCGCGAGGCCAGGGAGGCCGCGCTGCGTTTCATCACCGGGGTGCGTGGCACCGAGCAATGGGCCGCCAACGCCGAGATCAAGTGTTTCGACGCGACCGGAAACCCGTATCTGATCGTCGGTTCGGTGATCGCGGCCGGGTTGTCCGGCATCGCCGATGAACTGCGCCTGCCCACCGAAATCACCGGGGACCCCGTGACTTTCGACGAGGAAGCCCTCATGATGTCGGGTGTGCGCCGACTGCCTACCACGCCGACCGAAGCCGCCGACCGCCTCGCCGAGTCCACAGTGCTGGCCACCGCGATGGGCATTGAGCTGCACGACGCGCTACTCACCGTGCGCCGAGCCGAAGCGGAGCGGTACACCGCCGCGAGCGCGGACGAGCTCGTCGCCATGACCCGTTGGCGGTTCTAG
- a CDS encoding glutamate-5-semialdehyde dehydrogenase: protein MTVGTTTEPDIRAVVHGAARKARVASRALAQLTTAQKNDALHAAADALLAAADRVLAANAGDIAAAQAAGTEESLLDRLRLTKARIDGIASGLRQVAGLPDPVGVVVRGSTLPNGLEIKQVRVPLGVVGMVYEARPNVTVDAFGLALKSGNAALLRGSSSAARSNAALVGVLRESLVAQSLPADAVQLLPSADRSSVTHLIQARGLVDVVIPRGGAGLINAVVRDAQVPTIETGTGNCHVYVHAAADLDMAEQIVINAKTRRPSVCNAAETVLIDAAIADTAVPRLAKALEEHGVTIHGDLPGQVPATDADWGEEYLTLDIALKVVDDLDAAVEHINTWGTGHTEAIVTGALAAAREFTSRVDAAAVMVNASTAFTDGEQFGFGAEIGISTQKLHARGPMALPELTSTKWIVWGEGQIRPV, encoded by the coding sequence ATGACGGTAGGAACGACAACCGAGCCGGATATCCGCGCGGTAGTACACGGCGCCGCGCGCAAGGCTCGGGTCGCCTCGCGGGCACTGGCTCAGCTGACGACCGCGCAGAAGAACGACGCGCTGCACGCCGCCGCCGACGCGCTGCTGGCGGCGGCCGACCGTGTGCTCGCCGCCAACGCCGGCGACATCGCCGCGGCACAGGCGGCCGGTACCGAGGAGTCGCTGCTCGACCGGCTGCGGTTGACCAAGGCCCGCATCGACGGCATCGCCTCCGGGCTGCGCCAGGTGGCCGGGCTGCCCGATCCGGTGGGCGTGGTCGTCCGCGGCTCGACATTGCCCAACGGCCTGGAGATCAAGCAGGTGCGGGTCCCCCTCGGCGTGGTCGGTATGGTGTACGAGGCCAGGCCGAACGTCACCGTCGACGCGTTCGGGCTCGCGCTCAAATCCGGCAACGCCGCTCTGCTGCGCGGCTCGTCATCGGCGGCCCGCTCCAATGCCGCACTGGTCGGGGTGCTGCGGGAATCGCTTGTCGCACAGAGCCTTCCCGCCGACGCCGTGCAACTGCTGCCGAGTGCGGACCGCTCCAGCGTGACCCATCTGATCCAGGCGCGTGGCCTGGTCGACGTGGTCATTCCGCGCGGCGGGGCCGGCCTGATCAACGCGGTCGTCCGCGACGCGCAGGTGCCCACCATCGAGACCGGAACCGGCAACTGCCACGTCTACGTGCACGCCGCCGCCGACCTCGACATGGCCGAGCAAATCGTGATCAACGCCAAGACCCGCCGCCCCAGCGTCTGCAACGCGGCCGAGACCGTCCTCATCGATGCCGCGATCGCCGACACGGCCGTGCCCAGGCTGGCCAAGGCGCTGGAGGAGCACGGCGTCACCATCCACGGCGACCTGCCCGGCCAGGTTCCGGCCACCGACGCCGACTGGGGCGAGGAATACCTCACCCTCGACATAGCGCTCAAGGTGGTCGATGACTTGGACGCCGCGGTGGAGCACATCAACACCTGGGGCACCGGCCACACCGAGGCCATAGTCACCGGCGCGCTGGCCGCCGCACGCGAGTTCACCAGCCGCGTGGACGCCGCGGCCGTCATGGTGAACGCCTCCACCGCCTTCACCGACGGCGAGCAATTCGGCTTCGGCGCCGAGATCGGCATCTCCACTCAGAAGCTGCACGCCCGCGGCCCGATGGCCTTGCCAGAACTGACCTCCACCAAGTGGATCGTCTGGGGTGAGGGGCAGATTCGGCCGGTCTAG